The Juglans regia cultivar Chandler chromosome 6, Walnut 2.0, whole genome shotgun sequence genome contains the following window.
ACGACCTTCTCTACTGCATTGGATGTATTGTGCTGTCTAACTAAaacctttatttttaaaaaaaacaaaaaggaatatCACTCAGCCCGACCTAATTCAGCCTCTGTTTTTGCAACACAAATTTACTCTTGTTTTCTTCCATATATTGGGGAATTTGAGTTTCCCTTAAAACTCAAAAGGAACTTGACGGAGAAGTTTAgagagtgagataagatgaaaattttataaaagtaataaaatagtttatgaataaatagtaataaaatagtttatgaatagtggTGAGATAGTTTAAGTTAGGTCTCTTTTcataactcaactcattttatttcatctaatcattaggggtgtaaccggtccggttcggtccggttttggataaaatctaggactgaaccggtatgtactggttttgtatttttcaaaatcgattgcgcaccggttaccctcttaaaccggtacttccggttttaccggttttcggtccggtccggtccggtttttcggtttttttaaaatgtaaatttcacaatttgtcattaaaaatttgtttataaaaaaaaaaaatttgatttaaaaaaaactgttttatacttttattaatatattagactatataacagtattaatattatactattagtatagttataagttatatattagtattatttataaactttaagtgatttagtattaacattttatgtaataatttataaattataataagaaattatttcatatatgaatatttatgttatatataaaatttcatataaaaatttataattatacattatatataaaacttatatatattaatatttaatatatataaaaaatattttgtataaaacttatatataaaaatattattttttattttttttaatcaaccggtccggtccaaaaaattccggaaccggaactGGACCGGAACcagccggtttttacattttaaaaaccggttccgaaCTGGaacggttcaaaaccggtaaaaccggtccggttcggtccggtccggttttccggtttgagtttacacccctactaatcattatcattttctcaaatttttacaaaaaaaaataaacaactcaactttttcaaatcctaaaacaaaaataatattaaaaaaatattttaataatattttattcaacttttaactttaattttaactcatcttatctcatctgtgaaaatatctataaaaacaaatgagactaatgttttatggggttttgaaaaaaaagagaaaaagttgaataaaaaatattataaagtttaaaatattgtagaatattatttttagagtaatgctacatacagtcgtggcaTGCGCAAGATTTgtgtagtcgctttgaaaaagagtggaattcattattaaaaaattaaatttttttttgtggatcccatatttattcacttttttcaaagcgactgcacggcgtacacactcacgactacaagtatcatttctcttttgagaatttgaagaagttgaattgtttttattttttgtttgaaaatttgagaaagttgtaataattagtttgaaagtatttgtgtttgagtgatgtttgtgaatgaaatgaaatgaaaattttgaattagaaatattttccaaacaagccaAAAATCATCCCAATAAGAGATCATAATTACGATTCATATGCAAATCCACTCCTCATATGAAAGTAGTAATAATCTAAATTTTAGGATAAAGACAATCTCCTAATGACTAAATTCACGAGTCTCTTCATGATCTTACTCACGATTCTAAAACCGAAAAAAATGAGACAACCACTAAGAACCAACCAGCATTGCATGTATGCATTCAGACGAAAAGGAGCCCAAAGAACGACACAATGAAGGGCAAAATTATTGGAGAAGAAATGGGATTCATATTCTGATCAAATACTagtgcagcagcagcagcattgTTTTGGGTTGGAATATCTGTTGTCGTGTTGTCGTTTGCAGATTGATTGGGAGGATGTGCAGTCTCCAAAACTTTGATGATCATCTTCTGCCCTCTCTCGCAGTGTCCAGAAACCCCACTGATGAAATAGAACAATCCCGGTCTGTCCAGTTTGAAGACACTGTCACCATTGTTGGAGAAGAACAGGGGATGAACCGAGTGGCATTTCTCGTACTCTTCCTCACTCACCACCAAAACTGAGTCTTTCTTGTACTTGAAATCTGAGTAATTCATACATGCATGATACTACAAAATTAGTAAGCAGATATCCCAGAAAAAGTATCCTGAagaatcttcttcttttgttggatACTGATGCTTGAACATGACTCTTTGGTGGAAATTTGAAAGGTttgggagaagaaaaaatggacATCAACTGATATCAACAAATCATGTCATAGAAAATTCAATCCAGAACGTGCaagctcttcttttttttttttttttaagagcttGCATGTTCTGGATTTACACAAATCATTCTTCGAAAAGTAAATATTATGATACTTACAGACAGTGTCATCAACTTTGAACCTGTTTTCAGAAGCCCACTGGTTGTACAGTTGGTCGTTCTTAGACTTGGGAACAACCCAGCCATGATCGCCTCCGACTTCGAACTCGGCGGGTGCAACGAAAGAGAATTGGTTGAATGAGAGACAAAGAATCATGAACAGAAGAAGTTTGGAGGAAAATGTGAAGGTGAGAGAAGCCATTTTTGGACCTTTTTGGGGAGCTCTAGATAGCTAAGTACTTGGTTTATGTGGGAAGGAAAATCGACTGTGTTTGAGAGAGATTTAGATGATTCTCTAGTTGGACTTAAAAAGAGAGTTGCAGTTGAAGTTTGTTAccgaaggagagggagagagttatTGGGAGTGAGAAGTGGATGTAGCCGTTAAGAAGAAGTAGGGCTATGATCTTTGACTACGTATGAACTATTGtgtaaagaatatatatatatatatatatatagagagagagagagagagagagagagagagagagagagagagagagagagagaacatgcatgcatgttgattTGCTGTTGGGTGAAATCtgcaatatatcatatatgcgCCAAACATGATCCCTTCCCTAACCCTTTAATAGGAAGAATTAATGAATTATCAAtgcatggaatatatatatatatatatatatatatatttatattgatggGTATGtgacttaaaaatattcttcattgttctttttaatcattatctGTTCAACATATATATTCTGATGTGGCATCCTATGATtgataaataaatcatatataataaataattttcaaaatacttgATGTCACAACATTATAGGATCATTAAAATGATGATTAGTAGCAATTCTCAAATGTATAGGCTTAATCATGTGGCCATTTAACAGAAGGAAAATAGGCTTAGGCCTGCTCAAGAGGTTTTGGGGCgactaaaatttttaaaattttgattgagacttctattattttaaaatgtaaaattaaataattttgttttaatttttacattacatttttatttaaaaataactcctattgttttgaaaagtaaaattactgattaagattttataccatttttttaactaataatcGACTTAATTCTTAGAAAATTTTCGATTTAAAGAGGATTTTATCAAATCTAATTTTACAAAACGTGCTTTAGACTCTTAAGACCTGTTTGAGAACACAATTGTTCTCACTTATTCTCAACTATTttcaaattccattttttctctctactttatcaaaatccaataaaatatcttaacttaaattatattatttcactactattcataaatattctgagatattcttAGTATCCAAACGAACTCTAGAagcaattataattattattgtcaATAAAAATCTATAAACAACCTACACATTCGGGAAAAAATGGACCCTCGCCTTTTTaaagaattatacaaattttttttataaacactcaaaaattagaattttctatttataattttcacattataTACTAAACTAATAATGACAAAAGAAAAGTATATTATTAGAATGAGAGTaccttaaataattattatgtggtatactaataatactaataatgatataatatctaCTTAATACTTTTGAGATTCTCTCcttgatttaattaattttttttaattggatatttttttttcttttatcattttggTGCCTTCTTCCACTATGGCCTTAGGCAATTTGGAAGAGCCTGCTTTTAAAGaatgtgtttcacaccaccaactgCTCGAATGACTTGCAACAAATGAGAGGGCGGCACTGAGTGCTAATGGGagctccgatgcctaagttagagaaGTGCAACTCTACCATCCACTTTCACAAACCaaatacaaaactatttcaaacaaaattttatttcaaaattcaaattctcctttcacaaacaatatttttaacaaatttgtcacaaaatatcacaaatttttcacaaaaattagCAAACcaaacatggtttaaaaatcaagcttatgaaaaaaaaaaaaaacttcttttgagcattgacttattttattatctataacAAGCACTCACTTCTAAACTCCCAATTGGTCACCCTAAGTTACACGTATAACAAAGAAATATATACCATATTATTTCTAAAGAAAACTGGTGAAAAAGAGTCGAAATATAGTTGAGATCTTCAATGTCTTTACCAACAAAAGACATTGCAAATCTTCGGAATGATGACATTCAAATGGCTGGATTTTATGTTCAagcttgtttatttatttttccaaaagtaTGAGCTTGGTCACTAGTTTATCACTAGTACTTGTTTAGTTATGTTTAAGATCATGTTTTTTATGagcttataaaaaacaaattgattgaATAGTCTATAatttaggggtgtcaaatcgtgttaacgggtcgtgttcgtgtcgtgttaaggtatgtacattacacttaataggtcaacacgaacacgacttGTTAAggatttcatgtcaaaatttcaaacctgAATATgacacggtaagataacgggttgacacgacacgacccgttaataaataagaaataaattgacacaacacgacacgacccgttctgttccgtttcaacccgtttacattaatgggttgaacagacatgacacgacacgacccgtttgacttaattaattttatataaatatttaaatataaataatatctataaaaaataaaaaaactaactacaagtctaaaattacaatccaaacaaatatgatccacataatttgtaataatattcattattaaaattatgacctaaatataataaacaaaacatacaatgtaaatatattaatgttacaattccaaaaataataaaaaattaaaaacaaagatctaaacaaatttagaacttgaagaaggaagtggagcgtccttgccctttaggtctaagggtataaaggtaaatttaattttcttaacgggtcataacgggttataatggtttgacccgttagtgacccgttaagcaatcgtgtcttaacaggttaatccgttttgacccaaacccgttaaggctaaactctaacccgcttttattgtgttttattcgTATtaggttaacgggtcgtgtcatatATTACCACTcctaatctatatatatagtaaatataagTACTTATCTTGGGGATGGAGTTGGAAGAATGAGTCCTGCGACTCCTACCGTAGAAAATGTCGAAAAAGTTATTGAAAAGTTGCGATGGGTTGATAGGAGAAGACAAGCTTTTAGATATAAAtaaagagtagtgctacatcTATCGAGAGTGTATACTGTACACTACGAGATGGGTCGGATAAGagtaaaaaagttttattttattttttatattcttaaatatttttaaaaaaactcacaatatcattaaaaaatacttttttaatcattaagtaaaaaaaaaaattgtcggaATCTAATCGAGACCTAATCGTGACCCAACTATTATGAGagtaacatttttaataaataaattacttaaaaattgATAACGATACATGTAAGGAATTTATAGGACAAGATAATagcatttaattttaaaaaaatacttaaaaaaatgagtaaggagtggtttggattcagagatgagttgatatgaattgagatggtttgtgaatagtagaataaaagttgaattatttattatattttatgtagaaatttggaaaagttgttttgaaatttgaaaaagttaaattttttattatattttgtgtgagaatttgagaaatttgtaatgatgagatgagatgaattgagatgtgttacgaatacaaacgaggcctaaaagaGAAGACCAAAAAGAGATTCAAAGAGATAGAACGGGGAGACTTGACTTTGAGGGGGGAGGAAGCTTCTTCCCCCTCTTTCATTATCAGGGTAAGTGAGAGCTAGAAAGGACATGAGAGCATGTAATAAACATTATTTACCGTGGACTTTACCTTATTTAGACTTGTAGACGTAGGCCTTAGTATTTAACCATGTAAATCCATGTGTTTTctcatttatttctattttctgcACTTATTATTGTTCATGTCATAGATGAGCTTGTCTAACCATTGCActtccatccaaacacactGTCAATACAATCATACTGTTGACATATCCACCCTTATAGAAAAAATACATCAACAACTTATATTCATAAATCAAAACGTTCAACCATGACCGAATTAAGGATATAAACGAGTCGAGTTCAAGCAAGTAGTACGTAGGTGGTCAAGTCTTGttcgtttaatttttattcaaacacgAGTTGAACTCAATCGTTTCATCGAGTTAGATTTTATGTTCTTGTATAGGCTATTTAATATTTGAGCGAGTTCACGATCTgcttcatttaaataaaatatattttttatattttattttattattttatttacaaattttgaccaaaaaatagactttttgctaatattttaataaagtttatatatacatatatcaatgattatatataacaatttaaATAACATGTTGAGAATTAGGAACATGATTTCctctaatatttataaatatttaagatattcTTCAGTATAAATATAGAgttaatactataaaaaataacaaatattaagTTCTCCGAGTTTATAcgaataaaattgatttttatacaagttgtatcatttaataatcgatgataattttatgttaaCGAGCGGCTCATTTAACAAACGAATCGAGCCAAATTCAGCCTATCATGGGCGACCTGTCGAATAGAACTGTTTATGTACATAGGCTGAACACATGgtatataattcaaattattctCCAACACTAGAgctatgaaatattaaatattattggtAGAAGCCACTATTCATAGCAGCCATTTTTGCACACATTATGTGTCAAAATCTACACCACatgtttgttaaatttaaaattagagatggatgagagagatgatgagatagagcggaaacgagagagagagagcagagatgagagagagagcgagcagagatgagagagagcgagatgagagagagagcggagatgagagagagcgagatgcgagagagagcagagatgagagagagtgagagcagagatgagagagagcggagatgatgagagagagttgatgagagagagagacgggagaGAGATGctggtgagagagagatgagagagagaagccactgcgtttgaaggaaggaaaaaaaaaaaaaaaaaaacaagtggatGAGAGGCATCCACGTAatgtgtgcattgtgtgcaccactacagTGGATGCTCTCTAGCACTTCTCCTAGAGCTATATCTCATTGCCACCTTGTGGGAATCCTCATTTGCCTCTCTTTACATGTATCACATTTCACTGTAGATAACTTAGCATCTCTACATCACCTTGGCTCTATAGTATGTGTTCTGCAATGCTTCGGACTGCTTGGGCAGCATCTCTTTCAGGCAATATTTAcgcaattatatattaaaacgagaatatttttataaaataatgttaattttataacttactttataaaaaaatttcatattaaaaatggTTGtgtaaataattgtaaaaagaaTTGTGTGTTTATCACCACTATTAGAAACTTATGACAtgactttttctattttttttttaattttttttgttcgttATTGAAGTCTATTGGGCTTGAAATCTGTTGCACTAAACtaaggtgcggtttggataatgagatgataagatgagatagttttagttgaaaattgaaagttaaataagatattattagaatattattttttaatattattattgttttgagatttgaaaaaattgaattgtttattatattttatatgagaatttaaaaaaattataatgatgagatgaaatattttcactatccatACGGAGCCTTAACTTTAGGTGTTTTGCTAACTTGAGATAATATCTTAACAATATGATCATGATTATACTTTCCCACCATTTTATTAGGACGGGAATAATTATCATTACCGTTTCAACCGACGCATCAAGAAAATGCAATTGTTCGATGACCATTATCATATTACTGTATACCTTTTAACTGTTTTTCTTAAGTGCAATTATCAAATGCATTATTAAGATGTCTATAAAAGGAAGACTTGtgaataaaaacataaaagcaTATTTGttaacattttaataataatttgccttctaaagataaatttgaataatatttctttaaaataaaaaaagaatgtataTGAGTTTATGTTAGaactaaatttataatgttttcATAGGTTGATTTATAGTTTAGTTGGTATGTTTTAGGGGCACGTATCTGACAATACAATGCTTAgattaatataaagaaattcaaaaaacatttctaatatttttataaaaaagatgctttaatcataaataaatttataaattctttttgtttgttattgAAGCTAATTGGGCTTGAATTCTGCTGCACTGAACTAAAACTTCAAGTGATTTACTAACTTGAGAGAATATCTTAAGAATATGACCATAATTATACTTTCTCACAATTTTACTAAGACGGAAATAATTATCATTACCCATTTAAACCGACGCATCAAGAAAATGCCATTTTTGACGATCATTATCATATTATTGTATgctttattattgttttttgttaaGTACAATTATCgaatatattattaagatgTCTATAAAGTAATTCAGGACCAGACTCTCTTTTCATAGGAGTGTTCTTTCCTCTCTTCGTAGTTTTCCTACCAAACCCTTTTGACCTAACCAGCGTCCTTAAGGAAAACCACGCAACCATACCCCACCACAATAACTCCATCACAGAGTTCGCTATTACCAACCTCCCCACACCAACCATTCAACCATGAAAGAAACCCAACCTGACATTGACCATCTCATCTCCCAAACTGAAGCTTTAACTTGGGATGACCTTATCCTTGAGCCAGTAAAGGAAGCAACAACAATAGTCACGAATCATACTCTTGTTCGAAAGCTTGTATCGGCAAAGCCCTTAAACAAATACACTTTCCACACTGCCATAAAGGCCATATGGAGCTTCATCACATGACTTATTATAGAGGATATGGACCAAAACACAATCCTGTTCACCCTCCCCACTATacaagacaaaaacaaaattttcaatcaaaggCCTTGGAACTTCAAAGGCTATCACATTATCCTAAAAGAGTAGCTCCTAGGACAGAGTTTACAAGAAGTGGACCTAAGGTATTCAACGTTTTGGATACAAATACATGGACTTCCTCTTGAATTGATGACCCAAGAAAATGCAAAGAAGATCGGTAGAGTAATGGGTAACTTGTTGGGATTTGACCACATTGCAGTTTCTATCAAAAGATTCCTAAGAATAAGGGTTGAAATAGACACTTCAAAGCCTCTACCAAATGGTTTCATTCTTCCCCGACTCAATAGACAACCTGCAAAAATCACATTCAAGTACGAGAAACTTTCAGAGTTTTGCTACATATGTGGGAGACTTGACCATGTGCAACAATCTTGCCCTTATGTAAATGGAAGTGACGTTGAACCTTAATATGGTCAAAGCATGCGTGTAGAAGGACAAGAGCAAAAAAGAACCAACAGAGTGGAAGAAAATCTGGTAAACACACCCCTTTCTGAGCTTTCAAATCCCAAGAGACTACCTTTGCTACCTCCAATCCAAATCAACAAACCAATGAACAACATCAACATCTCAGTTAAAAACTATCCTCTCAAGCAATTCCAGAATCAGCCTTTGTATAAaggaaaatgtaaaataataccagaaaagaaaggagaatcTAGTGGGCAAATTAACAAGGTTCAACAAAACATGCTTTTCAAAGGTGGAAGTAGTGCATTTTCGGACTTCGGTACTGTTCTTCTTCTACTTGGGATTCAGCCATGCAACGACACAGAAACTCCATGCAAATCAACCCATACACGTGGCATTCATTAGGACCAACAGACAAGCCATTCAAAGGGCTTAAATGACAGCAGCATAAAAGAGTACAATCTCAGTCCTTTGCCCCATCCAGTCATGTCTCCTACATGGACGGTCATTTCTTTCAGCCTCTTAtagaaaaaacaacaaaacagttCAATTACGTGGCCTCACCAAAAACCCCCACAACTTACCCTTGTACTGTTGCAACGCAGCCAAAATCGCAGCTCTCGTCCCTGCCTTTAAATCACCCCTCTGAAATTCTGAACCAAAACACaacaattgaagaaaataatacaattaatcCAGAGCCATCAGTTTTCTAGCAATTAATATCACAGTTTAAAACAGTCCACAACCCCAACGTAAACCTGGCCCAAAACCAAAAAGTTTCTCTATTGGTAAGCCCATCGGGTCGAGCATGCATAACCTTCAGCCCAGAACAAATGGAAAGCAATCCATTCCAGCCCCAAACATTTAGCCCATTTTAGGCGAAAATTAACCCATTCAAATCAACCTCAGCCAATCCGTATCAGCCTCAACCCATGCCTAACCGAAGCCAGCCTATACCCCAACATCATAATACCAAACCTCACACAGATAGAAACCTATTCGCCCTAACCAAAAATTACCAGCCTAGCCACAAAAAACCCATTACTCAAGCATCCCATTTCAAAACTTAACAACGAACTAAACCAACATCTGTGTGAAACACAAGCCTAAACCATCGGGAAGTTGAGCACAACCCCAGCCGTCCAAGAGATGCAGCCTAAGTTCTATCATCCCAGTGGATCTAATCAGTGAAGAGGAAACAACTAGCAACATTCCAAAGTCTTCCTAGGTAGCAGAGTAGATATCAAGAGAAACACTTGAAGAAGTCTTCACTACCTCTCAGGACCTACCATTAAGCAGGAAATGACGTGTCCCAAGGCGCAATACAAAGAAGCACAAATTCACACCATACAATCTGGACAAGGATGAGCAGCATGGTAACTTCTCCAACTTTCAAGTTATGGACCTATTCCCTTTGAATCCAATGACCACAGTGGCAAGGTCAAAACTGCCACCAGAGAATCCATGAGGATATTGACATGGAATAGCCGGGGTATTGGTCGACCCTGTGCAATTAGAAATCTCAAGGCCAATATCAGAAACCCCAACCCTGATGCTATCTTTCTTTCAGAAACTCTTTTGCAGTCTGTAAATACTACGAATATTGTGAATAGGTTAGGTTTctcccacttttttttataatcccTCATCTGGGAAATTGGGAGGTCTTTTGTTTATGTGGTGTCTTGGACTTGATGTTGAGActgtttatatttttagtaatgTAATAGCCATGTTAGTATACTCTGATCTAGCTTATACCCCCTGACTTCTGAATTTAGTATACTCTCCAGCACAAAAAAAACACAAGCCTCACTTCTGGATTCTTCTAAATTCACTCACTGCAAACTACTCTGGCCCTTTGATTTCAATAGGTGATTTCAATACCATTCTTAAGCAAGTAGAAAAAATGGTTGGGAAGCCTTTTGCATCTACCTCTTCTCCGAATGATCTACAAAAATACATGGACAATTTTGGCATGATAGACTTAGGACAATCTGGCCCTCACTACATTTGGACTAATAATAGACATGGCCATAACAACATTAGAGAAAGACTTGATC
Protein-coding sequences here:
- the LOC109003316 gene encoding early nodulin-like protein 1 gives rise to the protein MASLTFTFSSKLLLFMILCLSFNQFSFVAPAEFEVGGDHGWVVPKSKNDQLYNQWASENRFKVDDTVYFKYKKDSVLVVSEEEYEKCHSVHPLFFSNNGDSVFKLDRPGLFYFISGVSGHCERGQKMIIKVLETAHPPNQSANDNTTTDIPTQNNAAAAALVFDQNMNPISSPIILPFIVSFFGLLFV